One genomic segment of Pyruvatibacter mobilis includes these proteins:
- a CDS encoding septation protein A has translation MTDHAVHKEPLSPLVRMLIEIGPLAVFFIANNRFDIFTATAAFMVAIAISLAASWILARHIATMPLVTGAFVLVFGTLTLVLNDELFIKLKPTLVNGLFAAILFGGLFFGKSLLKIVFDGTFRLTQEGWRLLTWRWAFFFVFLAVLNEIVWRNFSTDFWVSFKLFGNVPITMAFAIAQVGLLQRYALPDPKTEAEKEAEADRQIDTL, from the coding sequence ATGACAGATCACGCCGTCCACAAAGAGCCCCTGAGCCCGCTTGTGCGGATGCTGATCGAGATCGGCCCGCTGGCCGTGTTCTTCATCGCCAACAACCGCTTCGACATTTTCACCGCGACGGCGGCCTTCATGGTGGCGATTGCCATTTCCCTGGCCGCCTCATGGATCCTCGCCCGCCACATCGCCACCATGCCGCTTGTAACCGGGGCCTTCGTGCTGGTGTTCGGCACGCTGACCCTGGTGCTGAACGACGAGTTGTTCATCAAGCTCAAGCCGACCCTGGTGAACGGCCTGTTTGCGGCGATCCTGTTCGGCGGCCTGTTCTTCGGAAAGTCACTGCTGAAGATCGTGTTCGACGGCACATTCCGCCTGACCCAGGAGGGCTGGCGACTGCTCACCTGGCGCTGGGCGTTCTTCTTCGTGTTCCTCGCCGTGCTCAATGAAATTGTCTGGCGCAATTTCTCGACGGATTTCTGGGTCAGCTTCAAGCTGTTCGGCAATGTGCCGATTACCATGGCCTTCGCCATCGCCCAGGTCGGCCTCCTGCAGCGCTACGCCCTGCCCGACCCCAAGACCGAGGCCGAGAAGGAAGCCGAGGCCGACCGTCAGATCGATACGCTGTAG
- a CDS encoding MarR family winged helix-turn-helix transcriptional regulator, whose translation MAKKVDLDQSPGHLLRRATQFAQDLFTKEVGPGGLTARQFAVLVTVERDEGLSQTDLVKQTGIDRSTLADMISRMISRGLLQRKRTASDRRANSVSLTAAGRRALNATMPQAVRAEKMVLDALSPKQREALFEVLGVISNLADDAVDAVNAATGRKTATKKKAAAKKTAAKKTTAKKKTAAKKTTAKKTTAKKAATKKTAAKKKTAAKKKTAAKKRTSRR comes from the coding sequence ATGGCTAAGAAAGTTGATCTCGACCAATCCCCCGGACACCTCCTGCGCCGCGCCACCCAGTTCGCGCAGGATCTCTTCACCAAGGAAGTCGGCCCGGGCGGCCTGACGGCCCGTCAGTTCGCGGTGCTCGTCACCGTCGAGCGGGATGAGGGCCTGAGCCAGACGGATCTCGTCAAGCAGACCGGCATCGACCGCTCCACCCTGGCCGACATGATCAGCCGGATGATTTCCCGCGGCCTGCTGCAGCGCAAGCGCACGGCATCCGACCGCCGCGCCAACTCGGTGAGCCTGACGGCCGCCGGCCGCCGCGCCCTCAACGCCACCATGCCCCAGGCCGTGCGCGCCGAGAAAATGGTACTCGACGCCCTGTCACCGAAGCAGCGCGAAGCCCTGTTTGAAGTGCTGGGCGTGATCTCCAACCTGGCGGATGACGCAGTGGATGCGGTGAATGCCGCCACCGGCCGCAAGACGGCGACGAAGAAGAAGGCAGCCGCCAAGAAGACGGCTGCGAAGAAGACAACCGCCAAAAAGAAGACCGCAGCTAAGAAGACCACCGCCAAGAAGACCACGGCGAAAAAGGCAGCCACCAAGAAGACCGCTGCCAAGAAGAAGACCGCAGCGAAAAAGAAGACGGCCGCCAAGAAGCGCACCAGCCGCCGCTAG
- a CDS encoding DsbE family thiol:disulfide interchange protein, producing the protein MSGDADDREKAPGAGRRYGAALPVAVFAALAVLLYLALFWGDPSDIPSALKDKPVPEFALPAIEGADRLPGLQTADLKTGVPTLVNVWGSWCAPCRKEHPVLMQLAARADVRLVGINYKDAPDNARRFLGTLGNPFEAVGADRTGRTAIDWGVYGVPETFIVDGAGIIRYKHVGPISPADVENVILPELEKARTPAAPAP; encoded by the coding sequence GTGAGCGGCGACGCTGATGACCGCGAAAAAGCACCCGGTGCCGGCCGCCGTTACGGTGCCGCCTTGCCGGTTGCGGTGTTCGCGGCATTGGCCGTCCTGCTCTATCTCGCCCTGTTCTGGGGAGACCCCAGCGACATCCCGTCGGCCCTCAAGGACAAGCCGGTGCCGGAGTTTGCCCTGCCCGCCATTGAGGGGGCGGACAGGCTGCCGGGGCTTCAGACCGCCGATCTCAAGACCGGGGTGCCGACGCTGGTGAATGTGTGGGGCTCGTGGTGCGCCCCCTGCCGCAAGGAGCACCCGGTGCTCATGCAGCTTGCCGCCCGGGCCGATGTGCGGCTTGTCGGCATCAACTACAAGGACGCGCCGGACAATGCGCGCCGCTTCCTCGGCACCCTGGGCAATCCCTTCGAGGCGGTGGGCGCGGACCGCACCGGGCGCACGGCCATCGACTGGGGCGTCTATGGCGTGCCCGAGACCTTCATTGTCGATGGGGCCGGCATCATCCGCTACAAGCATGTGGGGCCGATTTCCCCTGCGGATGTCGAAAACGTGATCCTGCCGGAACTCGAAAAAGCCCGCACGCCTGCGGCGCCTGCGCCTTAG
- a CDS encoding crotonase/enoyl-CoA hydratase family protein: MSETTSENPVLVERRGAVTVITINRETARNAVNRPTADRLVEAFLDFERDGDAAVAVFTGAAGNFCAGADLKAVAGSDPSLANQGTLPRTGALFERLADDGPMGPSRMLLSKPVIAAVEGYAVAGGLELACWADMRVASESAVFGVFCRRWGVPLIDGGTVRLPRIIGHGRAMDLILTGRPVDAHEALSMGLANRVVPEGKALEEAVMLAEQIAKFPQGCMRGDRLSAYMQWDMPYDQAMANEFRLGRETLASGATREGAARFAAGKGRGGKFDDI; this comes from the coding sequence ATGAGCGAAACGACATCCGAAAACCCGGTGCTGGTGGAGCGCCGCGGCGCGGTAACGGTCATCACCATCAACCGTGAAACCGCGCGCAATGCCGTCAATCGTCCGACCGCCGACAGACTGGTGGAAGCCTTCCTCGATTTCGAGCGCGATGGGGACGCAGCGGTCGCGGTTTTCACCGGGGCGGCGGGCAATTTCTGCGCCGGGGCCGATCTCAAGGCGGTGGCGGGCAGCGATCCGTCGCTTGCCAATCAGGGCACGCTTCCAAGGACGGGCGCTTTGTTCGAGCGGCTGGCCGATGACGGGCCGATGGGGCCGTCGCGGATGCTCCTGTCCAAGCCGGTGATCGCCGCCGTTGAAGGCTATGCGGTGGCAGGCGGGCTCGAGCTTGCCTGCTGGGCGGATATGCGGGTGGCGAGTGAAAGCGCTGTCTTCGGCGTCTTTTGCCGGCGGTGGGGCGTGCCGTTGATTGACGGCGGCACCGTGCGCCTGCCGCGCATCATCGGCCATGGCCGCGCCATGGATCTCATCCTCACCGGCCGCCCGGTCGACGCCCATGAAGCGCTGTCCATGGGCCTTGCCAACCGCGTTGTGCCCGAGGGCAAGGCGCTTGAGGAAGCGGTCATGCTGGCCGAGCAGATCGCCAAGTTCCCCCAGGGCTGCATGCGCGGCGACAGATTGTCCGCATACATGCAATGGGACATGCCCTATGATCAGGCCATGGCCAATGAGTTCCGGCTCGGTCGCGAAACGCTGGCTTCCGGCGCCACGCGCGAAGGCGCCGCGCGCTTTGCCGCCGGCAAGGGGCGGGGCGGGAAATTTGACGATATCTAG
- a CDS encoding DUF2332 domain-containing protein, producing MARKLDAFADGFLKQAQWCTDLGSPFSGALMTQAADALRLGTDFVTTYMPWCQGATTGDVSADVVPLRFLGCAHALALGGQAPALARHYPSCGGDGVADNLWQTALEAFAAHPAFTADFVTQPPQTNEVGRAGALMAGLLELAQLTRLPVSLFEIGASAGLLQGLDSFYYRFGGASWGDEASPCRIEPQWLFEAVPPVAAPLSIIGRRACDYAPIDVLDPANALKIRAYIWADQSERLARLEAAIAIAQTVRPQVDAASADDWLADVLAGPGTPGQVRCVFHSIMWQYMPQEVRDRAYGAIAAAGERANADAPVAWLRFEPETNNEPVQLVLALWRGGPPETRLLAGAHPHATQIGWTGWDKGRVLETPELVQRFS from the coding sequence ATGGCCCGCAAGCTTGACGCATTCGCGGACGGGTTCCTGAAGCAGGCGCAATGGTGCACGGATCTCGGCTCGCCCTTCTCAGGCGCCCTGATGACACAGGCAGCGGATGCGCTGCGTCTCGGCACCGATTTCGTCACCACCTACATGCCCTGGTGTCAGGGCGCGACCACGGGCGATGTCTCGGCGGATGTCGTGCCGCTGCGCTTTCTCGGCTGTGCGCATGCGTTGGCGCTTGGCGGTCAGGCCCCGGCGCTTGCCCGGCACTATCCTTCATGCGGCGGAGACGGGGTGGCGGACAATCTCTGGCAGACAGCGCTTGAGGCCTTTGCCGCCCACCCGGCATTCACGGCTGATTTCGTAACGCAGCCGCCGCAGACCAACGAAGTTGGGCGTGCCGGTGCGCTGATGGCCGGGCTGCTTGAGCTGGCGCAGCTCACGCGCCTGCCGGTCAGCCTGTTTGAGATCGGGGCGAGCGCCGGCCTGTTGCAGGGGCTTGATAGTTTTTACTATCGGTTCGGCGGTGCCTCATGGGGAGATGAAGCCTCTCCCTGCCGCATCGAACCGCAATGGCTGTTCGAAGCGGTGCCGCCGGTCGCTGCACCGCTCAGCATCATCGGGCGGCGCGCCTGCGACTATGCGCCGATTGATGTTCTGGACCCGGCCAATGCGCTGAAGATCCGTGCTTACATCTGGGCAGACCAGTCAGAGCGTTTGGCACGGCTTGAGGCCGCCATCGCCATCGCGCAGACGGTCAGGCCGCAGGTGGATGCCGCCTCGGCGGATGACTGGCTTGCGGACGTTCTGGCGGGACCCGGTACGCCGGGCCAAGTGCGCTGCGTCTTCCATTCGATCATGTGGCAGTACATGCCGCAGGAGGTGCGTGACCGGGCCTATGGTGCGATCGCCGCTGCAGGCGAACGGGCAAACGCCGACGCGCCTGTCGCGTGGCTCAGGTTCGAGCCGGAAACCAACAACGAGCCCGTCCAGCTCGTGCTGGCCCTGTGGCGCGGCGGCCCGCCTGAAACACGCCTCCTCGCTGGTGCCCATCCCCACGCCACGCAGATCGGCTGGACCGGCTGGGATAAGGGGCGCGTGCTGGAGACGCCGGAGCTGGTCCAGCGGTTTTCGTAG
- a CDS encoding heme ABC transporter permease encodes MARSIQRFANPAQFMALSGAVLPWASAAAALTLGVGLYFALLASPPDYQQSETVRMMYVHVPSAWLASAGYASMALACAIGLIWRHPLAFASAKAMAPLGAAFTFLALVTGALWGKPMWGAYWVWDARLTSVLVLFFIYLGYMALWEVIEDFSRAAKATSVFCLAGAVNLPVIRFSVDWWNTLHQPASVARLDGPAIHSSILTPLLIMAAGFTLLFLVLALVRTRTEILQRRAAALEAAQANRVMQTGGSAS; translated from the coding sequence ATGGCTAGATCCATTCAGCGGTTTGCTAATCCGGCGCAGTTCATGGCGCTGTCGGGCGCGGTCCTTCCCTGGGCCAGCGCGGCGGCGGCGCTGACGCTGGGCGTGGGGCTCTATTTCGCGCTCCTCGCCTCACCGCCGGATTACCAGCAGAGCGAGACCGTGCGCATGATGTATGTGCATGTGCCGTCGGCGTGGCTGGCTTCAGCGGGCTATGCGTCCATGGCGCTGGCCTGCGCCATCGGGCTCATCTGGCGGCATCCGCTGGCCTTTGCCTCGGCCAAGGCCATGGCCCCGCTTGGGGCGGCCTTCACCTTCCTGGCACTGGTCACCGGTGCCCTGTGGGGCAAGCCCATGTGGGGGGCGTACTGGGTGTGGGACGCGCGGCTCACCAGCGTGCTCGTCCTGTTCTTCATCTATCTCGGCTATATGGCGCTGTGGGAAGTGATCGAGGATTTCTCCCGTGCCGCCAAGGCGACGTCAGTGTTCTGTCTCGCAGGCGCGGTCAATCTGCCGGTGATCCGCTTTTCGGTGGATTGGTGGAACACGCTGCATCAGCCGGCCTCCGTGGCGCGGCTCGACGGCCCGGCGATCCATTCGTCCATTCTGACGCCACTTCTGATCATGGCCGCAGGCTTCACCCTGCTGTTCCTGGTGCTGGCGCTGGTGCGCACGCGGACGGAAATTCTCCAGCGGCGGGCGGCGGCCCTCGAGGCAGCGCAGGCCAATCGCGTGATGCAGACCGGCGGGAGCGCGAGCTGA
- the acnA gene encoding aconitate hydratase AcnA, producing MATAKKTARKKPAPKQLPATSLDSFKCRRTLKVGTKSYDYFSLKIAEKNGLDGISRLPYSLKVLLENLLRYEDGRSVTKADIEAMAKWLTRRKSSKEIAFRPARVLMQDFTGVPGVVDLAAMRDAVEKVGANPDKINPLAPVDLVIDHSVMVDNFGTRDAFKKNVEIEYERNGERYEFLRWGSTAFNNLRVVPPGTGICHQVNLEYLAQTVWTRKEKVAGPRNTVKTVEVAYPDSLVGTDSHTTMVNGLSVLGWGVGGIEAEAAMLGQPISMLIPEVIGFKLTGKLPEGITATDLVLTVTQKLREKGVVGKFVEFYGPGLDHLSLEDQATLSNMAPEYGATCGFFPIDAETIRYLKATGRKKARVDLVEAYAKKQGMFRTARSEDPIFTSTLELDLGDVVPSLAGPKRPQDRVPLTDVADSFAGTLVNEFKKGDEGFKREKVSGEKFTIGHGDVVIAAITSCTNTSNPSVLMAAGLVAQKANKLGLKTKPWVKPSLAPGSQVVTEYLKAAGLQKELDKLGFNLVGYGCTTCIGNSGPLPAPISKAVNDADLVVASVLSGNRNFEGRVSPDVRANYLASPPLVVAYALAGSVNVNLTEEPIGQDKKGNDVYLKDIWPTSLEIAEAVRKSVTAKMFRERYSDVFKGDTHWRKIKVTGGKTYEWNKKSTYVQHPPYFEGMTAEPQPRDAVTDAGILGLFGDSITTDHISPAGSIKADSPAGEYLKKHKVKPAEFNSYGSRRGNHEVMMRGTFANIRIKNQMVPGVEGGVTVHYPSGDAMPIYDAAMKYKEQGKSLVVFGGKEYGTGSSRDWAAKGTKLLGVEAVIVESFERIHRSNLVGMGVLPLQFEEGTSWKSLGLTGSETVTIKGTEKGIKPRMKLKLEITNEKGKTQTVPVLCRIDTADEVDYYNNGGILHFVLRNLISA from the coding sequence TTGGCAACTGCTAAAAAAACGGCGCGCAAGAAGCCTGCGCCCAAACAGCTTCCCGCAACGTCGCTCGACAGCTTCAAGTGCCGCCGCACCCTGAAGGTCGGCACCAAGTCCTATGACTACTTCTCGCTGAAGATTGCCGAGAAGAACGGTCTCGACGGCATTTCCCGCCTGCCCTATTCGCTGAAGGTGCTGCTGGAAAACCTGCTGCGCTACGAAGACGGCCGCTCGGTCACCAAGGCCGACATCGAGGCCATGGCGAAGTGGCTGACCCGCCGCAAGTCGTCGAAGGAAATCGCCTTCCGCCCGGCCCGCGTGCTGATGCAGGACTTCACCGGCGTGCCCGGCGTGGTTGACCTCGCCGCCATGCGCGACGCCGTCGAGAAGGTCGGCGCCAACCCGGACAAGATCAACCCGCTCGCCCCGGTTGACCTCGTGATCGACCACTCGGTGATGGTCGACAATTTCGGCACCCGCGACGCCTTCAAGAAGAACGTCGAAATCGAGTACGAGCGCAACGGCGAACGCTACGAGTTCCTGCGCTGGGGCTCCACGGCCTTCAACAACCTCCGCGTTGTTCCCCCGGGAACCGGCATCTGCCACCAGGTGAACCTCGAATATCTGGCCCAGACCGTCTGGACCCGTAAGGAAAAGGTTGCCGGCCCGCGCAACACGGTGAAGACCGTTGAAGTCGCCTATCCGGACAGCCTCGTCGGCACCGACAGCCACACCACCATGGTCAACGGCCTGTCCGTTCTCGGCTGGGGCGTCGGCGGCATCGAGGCGGAAGCCGCCATGCTCGGCCAGCCGATCTCCATGCTGATCCCGGAAGTCATCGGCTTCAAGCTGACCGGCAAGCTGCCGGAAGGCATCACCGCCACCGACCTGGTGCTGACGGTGACCCAGAAGCTGCGCGAGAAGGGCGTGGTCGGCAAGTTCGTGGAATTCTACGGCCCGGGCCTCGACCACCTGTCGCTGGAAGACCAGGCAACCCTGTCCAACATGGCCCCGGAATACGGCGCCACCTGCGGCTTCTTCCCGATCGACGCGGAAACCATCCGCTACCTGAAGGCCACCGGCCGCAAGAAGGCCCGCGTGGACCTCGTGGAAGCCTATGCCAAGAAGCAGGGCATGTTCCGCACCGCCCGCTCGGAAGACCCGATCTTCACCTCGACCCTCGAGCTCGACCTCGGCGACGTGGTGCCGAGCCTTGCCGGCCCGAAGCGCCCGCAGGACCGCGTGCCCCTCACCGACGTGGCCGACAGCTTTGCCGGCACGCTCGTCAACGAGTTCAAGAAGGGCGACGAAGGCTTCAAGCGCGAGAAGGTCTCCGGTGAGAAGTTCACCATCGGCCATGGCGACGTCGTGATCGCCGCCATTACCTCGTGCACCAACACCTCCAACCCGTCGGTGCTGATGGCTGCCGGCCTCGTGGCCCAGAAGGCCAACAAGCTGGGCCTGAAGACCAAGCCGTGGGTGAAGCCGTCGCTGGCCCCCGGCTCGCAGGTCGTGACCGAGTACCTGAAGGCCGCAGGCCTGCAGAAGGAGCTCGACAAGCTGGGCTTCAACCTCGTCGGCTATGGCTGCACCACCTGCATCGGTAACTCCGGCCCGCTGCCGGCGCCGATCTCCAAGGCGGTGAACGATGCTGACCTCGTGGTCGCCTCCGTCCTGTCCGGCAACCGTAACTTCGAAGGCCGCGTGTCTCCGGATGTGCGTGCCAACTACCTGGCCTCCCCGCCGCTGGTCGTCGCCTACGCGCTGGCCGGCTCGGTGAACGTCAACCTCACCGAAGAGCCGATCGGCCAGGACAAGAAGGGCAATGACGTCTATCTGAAGGACATCTGGCCGACGTCGCTGGAAATCGCCGAGGCCGTGCGCAAGTCCGTCACCGCCAAGATGTTCCGCGAGCGCTATTCGGACGTCTTCAAGGGCGACACCCACTGGCGCAAGATCAAGGTCACCGGTGGCAAGACCTATGAGTGGAACAAGAAGAGCACCTATGTGCAGCACCCGCCTTACTTCGAAGGCATGACGGCCGAGCCGCAGCCGCGCGACGCCGTGACGGATGCCGGCATCCTGGGTCTGTTCGGGGATTCCATCACCACCGACCACATTTCCCCTGCCGGCTCCATCAAGGCGGACAGCCCGGCTGGTGAATACCTCAAGAAGCACAAGGTGAAGCCGGCGGAGTTCAACTCCTACGGCTCGCGCCGCGGCAACCACGAAGTCATGATGCGCGGCACCTTCGCCAATATCCGCATCAAGAACCAGATGGTGCCGGGTGTCGAAGGCGGCGTGACGGTACACTACCCGTCCGGCGATGCCATGCCGATCTACGATGCGGCCATGAAGTACAAGGAACAGGGCAAGTCCCTCGTTGTCTTCGGCGGCAAGGAATACGGCACCGGCTCCTCGCGCGACTGGGCGGCCAAGGGCACCAAGCTCCTGGGCGTCGAGGCCGTGATCGTGGAAAGCTTCGAGCGCATTCACCGTTCCAACCTCGTCGGCATGGGCGTGCTGCCCCTGCAGTTCGAGGAAGGCACGAGCTGGAAGTCCCTAGGCCTGACCGGCTCCGAGACCGTGACCATCAAGGGCACGGAAAAGGGCATCAAGCCGCGCATGAAGCTGAAGCTGGAGATCACCAACGAGAAGGGCAAGACCCAGACCGTGCCGGTGCTCTGCCGCATCGATACCGCCGATGAAGTTGATTACTACAACAATGGCGGCATCCTGCACTTCGTGCTGCGCAACCTGATTTCCGCCTGA
- the ccmD gene encoding heme exporter protein CcmD codes for MADFFYMDGYAAFIWPAYGITALVTLGLVVWALRTHKAARARVAALEAQAQGQSQPGRETS; via the coding sequence ATGGCGGACTTCTTTTACATGGATGGCTATGCGGCCTTCATCTGGCCGGCCTACGGGATCACTGCGCTGGTAACGCTCGGCCTCGTCGTCTGGGCGCTGCGCACCCATAAGGCGGCGCGCGCGCGGGTCGCGGCCCTTGAGGCGCAAGCGCAGGGTCAGTCACAGCCGGGGAGGGAGACCTCGTGA
- a CDS encoding GIY-YIG nuclease family protein, which yields MEKTYYVYIMASGRNGTLYIGVTNDIARRAHEHRTGLVEGFTRQYGVHRLVHVEAFADVREAIRREKRLKDWRREWKLALIEEHNPRWRDLWDDMLS from the coding sequence GTGGAAAAGACCTACTACGTCTACATCATGGCGAGCGGCCGCAACGGCACGCTTTACATCGGCGTGACCAATGACATCGCCCGTCGCGCACATGAGCATCGCACTGGCCTTGTCGAAGGCTTCACCCGGCAATACGGCGTGCACCGGCTGGTACATGTGGAGGCATTTGCTGATGTTCGCGAGGCGATCCGGCGCGAGAAGCGGCTGAAGGACTGGCGGCGGGAGTGGAAGCTGGCGCTGATCGAAGAGCACAATCCGCGATGGCGCGATCTGTGGGACGACATGCTTTCATAG
- the ccmB gene encoding heme exporter protein CcmB, with protein MSGFWALVARDMKLAGRLGGGPFVGLGFFIIVVTMVPFGVGADLPLLGRIGPGILWVAVLLATLLSLDRLFQADYEDGSLDLFLMAPLPVEALVLAKCLAHWLTNTVPLIIAMPAVAFLVNLNMDGLGPLVVSLVIGTPALSLIGALGAALVVGVRRGGLVLSLIVLPLYVPVLIFGAAASGSGLGDTPMLFLGAFSLAALALAPFAAAAGLRISVS; from the coding sequence ATGAGCGGCTTCTGGGCGCTCGTCGCGCGGGACATGAAACTGGCCGGGCGGCTGGGCGGCGGGCCGTTTGTCGGGCTCGGCTTCTTCATCATCGTGGTCACCATGGTGCCGTTCGGTGTCGGCGCGGACCTGCCGCTCCTGGGCCGGATCGGTCCGGGCATCCTGTGGGTGGCGGTGCTGCTAGCGACACTTCTGTCCCTCGACCGGCTGTTTCAGGCGGATTATGAGGATGGGTCGCTGGACCTGTTCCTGATGGCACCCTTGCCGGTGGAAGCGCTGGTGCTGGCCAAGTGCCTGGCCCACTGGCTCACTAATACGGTGCCGCTGATCATCGCCATGCCGGCGGTGGCGTTTCTTGTGAACCTCAACATGGACGGGCTGGGGCCGCTTGTGGTGAGCCTTGTGATCGGCACGCCCGCCCTCAGTCTCATCGGCGCCCTCGGCGCGGCGCTGGTGGTCGGCGTCCGGCGCGGCGGGCTTGTGCTGTCGCTGATCGTGCTGCCGCTCTATGTGCCGGTGCTCATTTTCGGTGCGGCGGCGTCGGGCAGTGGGCTTGGGGACACGCCGATGCTGTTTCTGGGGGCGTTCAGCCTGGCAGCGCTGGCGCTGGCACCCTTTGCAGCGGCGGCGGGATTGCGGATTTCGGTGTCGTAA
- the ccmA gene encoding heme ABC exporter ATP-binding protein CcmA, translating into MTALLHVTDLACRRGTRALFAGVSFRLSGGEALVVTGPNGTGKSSLLRILAGLLEEEAGEISQDAEMLYLGHLDALKPQLTVRENLRFWVGMFGGEGDLDAALARFGLGHIPELAAGVLSAGQRRRLTLARFSCFLGADSARPVWLMDEPDSALDDAGRALLDDLLAEHLQRGGIVVAATHRGLGIPAQALRLGVAEPVS; encoded by the coding sequence GTGACCGCGCTTCTCCACGTCACCGACCTAGCCTGCCGACGGGGCACGCGCGCTCTGTTTGCGGGCGTGTCGTTTAGGTTGTCCGGTGGTGAGGCGCTGGTGGTGACGGGGCCCAACGGCACCGGCAAGTCGAGCCTGCTGCGCATTCTGGCCGGGCTGCTTGAGGAAGAAGCCGGCGAGATCAGCCAGGATGCTGAGATGCTGTATCTGGGCCATCTGGACGCGCTGAAACCGCAGCTCACAGTGCGGGAGAACCTGCGCTTCTGGGTCGGTATGTTCGGCGGCGAGGGTGATCTTGATGCAGCGCTTGCCCGTTTCGGGCTTGGGCACATTCCGGAGCTTGCGGCGGGTGTGCTGTCGGCGGGTCAGCGGCGGCGGCTGACGCTGGCGCGGTTTTCATGTTTTCTCGGCGCTGACAGTGCGCGGCCGGTCTGGCTGATGGATGAGCCTGACAGTGCGCTCGATGATGCGGGCCGGGCCCTGCTTGATGATCTGCTGGCGGAGCATCTTCAGCGCGGCGGCATCGTGGTGGCGGCCACCCATCGCGGCCTTGGCATCCCCGCGCAGGCGCTGCGCCTGGGCGTGGCGGAGCCTGTGTCATGA
- a CDS encoding NUDIX hydrolase, protein MPDSDKQADLSAPPADAVTDNMSGAERHAAALQCDVGGGHAFTLRVPEGDTHARHVCDDCGYIHYVNPKIVVGSVVTWHGADDGEPRILMCRRAIEPRHGFWTLPAGYMELGETTEAAAMREAREEACADIRIDALLAVYSIPRIGQVQLMYKATLLSPDVMAGEESLEVALVRNNEIPWGDLAFPSVRWALTQHREVAQAGAFVPFTNPAGDMGNMVHGAD, encoded by the coding sequence ATGCCGGATTCGGACAAGCAGGCTGACCTTTCAGCGCCGCCCGCAGATGCTGTCACTGACAATATGTCGGGTGCGGAACGTCACGCGGCGGCGCTGCAGTGCGATGTGGGTGGCGGGCATGCTTTCACCCTGCGTGTGCCGGAGGGCGACACCCATGCGCGCCATGTGTGTGATGACTGTGGCTATATCCACTATGTGAACCCGAAGATTGTCGTCGGCTCTGTGGTCACCTGGCACGGAGCGGATGACGGGGAGCCGCGCATTCTCATGTGCCGCCGTGCCATCGAACCACGGCACGGCTTCTGGACGCTGCCTGCAGGCTACATGGAACTCGGTGAAACCACAGAGGCTGCGGCCATGCGCGAAGCGCGGGAGGAGGCATGCGCCGATATCCGGATCGATGCGCTGCTGGCGGTCTATTCCATTCCGCGCATCGGGCAGGTCCAGTTGATGTACAAGGCCACGCTTCTGTCGCCGGATGTAATGGCTGGCGAGGAGAGCCTCGAAGTTGCCCTTGTGCGCAACAATGAGATTCCGTGGGGCGATCTCGCATTCCCAAGTGTGCGCTGGGCGCTGACACAGCATCGCGAAGTTGCGCAGGCGGGTGCTTTTGTCCCCTTCACCAACCCTGCCGGGGATATGGGAAACATGGTTCACGGGGCGGATTGA